The Lolium rigidum isolate FL_2022 chromosome 1, APGP_CSIRO_Lrig_0.1, whole genome shotgun sequence region GATTTTGGGGGTCCGGATCCGGCGACCGACGCCCAGCGTTCGCCCTAAATTTTCCATTGTAAAATATATCCAATATGGAATAACCATAGCATCACAATGGCAAATTTCTATTATGGCTAAATGCAAAGCCTCgaaggaaaaataaaatactCCTCAAAGAAAAAGAAGTTTTGCACCCATCGATTTCATCCCAGATTCACTACTAGTTTCCCCTCCCTCTAtctcaaagaaaaagaagaggaccCTCATGCATATGCAATTTTAGAACTGCAATTCAGAACTATGATCTACTCACATTCAGGGAAAATGTAGAACAGACACGATCCCATCAGATTATTGAATGCAGAAGAATAATATTAGTATATAGAccaagaaataccacatagtagcaaGCTATCGTCTTTCCAGATGATGaaagatcaaaaaaaaaaaaaaaaaagacgagCCTTTGAATGGATAGAAGCCACATGTCCTCCAGTAGGTGCACAAATCAAGATAAGCAGTTGCATACATAATTCAGCCACACCGAGCAGTACACTTAAAGTTACAACTGCCAGCCCTAATGCACAATCGCTAGCTAGCATTATAACAGATCACTCCAGCAACAGCCAGAGTGGGAATTATTTCTTACTAGGCCAGGCACGGCCAACCAAACTATATCCAGCGATAATGCCACTTCTGATTATTCTTGGACTATGTCCATCATCCAATTACTATCACCGCAGACGAGGAGGATCCATGAATGAGTTGCTCCCTGATCCGATGTTTGCTAGCTTCATCCACCGGAAATCTTGGGGGCTCGGTCTTGATGGCATTGCACCCCTTGCACGGGTGTTTATCACGCAGCTCGATTCTGTTCAAGACCACAGCTCGTGCCATGACAAGCCTTATATAATTCATCACCTTCTCTTCCTCCTCAAACCCTATCATCACCAGCAACTTCAACTTCAAGCGCTTCAAATTATCTGATGGTGGTTCCCAGGACACGTTGGTCTTTTCAGCAGTTTTCTCGGTCTTATTGAGTTCACATGAATGCCGAGATAACTAAATGGACCACAAAAGAAATGACACATATTACATTCCAAGTTGGCATCGATCTCAATGTATATAGTGTACTTAAAACCAAGAACGGCAGCTATAATTAGAGTAAGACTTTAATGTAATGAATGGTTGCtaataagtttagaccctatctGGAATCAGTCTTTCTGAGGAATTTGCAAAATATCCTGTTATAGCCATCTAGAACAAATAAATGATTTTCGAAGTTTCAGATAAAATTGGTAAATTAAGGTACACTCCGTACAGACTTCAAGGAATCTAACACGAGGTTAGACCCCGTGAGAAAATTCATGTGTCTTCAATGGATATTATCTCTGAAAAATTGCTATGTAGCATCCAAGCAAGATCTCTAAGAAATTCATGAGATCTCCATATTCCAGCATCTCAAAAGGCGTGTCTATACTACTTTTACTATTTCTGAAAGAATAGTTTATTGAGTATTTGATATTATACGCTTACATTACACAGAGACATGTTGGTATAATATTATTGCTGAATGTATAGAATATGGAAACATGTCAACAAGCAAATCATATCCTAGCCAAGATGTGAATTTGAAGAACTGAAGTAAAAGACTTACACATAAATCCTCCAGGGAAGGTGCGCCTTCAAGGATGAACATAGTCCAATTCAGATCGCACTCGGCAAAGATATTgtaaagatgcacaactctcagttTACTGAATAAAGGAGTGAGCTGTTGTGGATCTTCTGGGTGAATCCAAATCTGTAGCAGAACGTTCAATAAAAACATGAGGAACAATAACTTGAAGCAACAGGGGCACACTGAAATAAACAACATGGTGCAGATCTGGAGGGAAATGTAGTAGAAACTTACCATTTGAGCGCGAAAATCCAGATGCAGAAATGACAGGTTTCTGTTACTAGAAAAACACTCGCTCAATGCAAATGGCTTCTGCCAAGATAGGGCAGGAGAAGCGAAGCATACTTTAACAAGCTGAGGAACATAGCCAAAAGACACTGGGGGGTTTTCACCATACCATGTATCATAGAATAATTCCGCGAGTTTAGGAACACAGATTAGTTCAACCTGTGCACACCCGAAGCTGATAAGTTGAAGTGCTGTAAGCTCCGAGGATGGGGCATCTATCTCCAGGACAGGGTCCTGGCCCAATTCACAGGATCTCAGGGAGAGGTACTTAAGTTTATGGCAAGTGTTGAGGATATTGGGGACATCAGAGTCTTTGAACGAAAGGTTCTGCAGCGTTAGTTTTGTGAGCAAATTGAAGGCACCAGGGCAAGCATGGAAGAATGCCATAAACCGCTGTCTGAACAATGCTAGGTCAGCCTCACTTGGGCGTTGAACATGTCCATACAGGGCAAACTCAAGGTATTCCGTTACGCTGATATTCACGGCTTCCCTGACCGTATGAGCGATAGAGGACAAGTAAGGGTCTACCAGGTAGAAGCTGAGTTTCAGACTTTTGATGATTCGACTGCATTCGCATGTCGGAGGAGATAGTAATCTCCATATCGCGTCAGTGTACGCGGTCATCATCTGATCCACCGTGCTGCGTGTGCCTTGAAAGTGTGTGATACTGATTTGCAGATAAGAGAGCTGATGAGGGAGGTGCATCCAGCGTGTGGAAAGCACGCCGGTCTGAATCGCCTTCCGCATATCAAGGCATTCAAGAATTCGGAGTAGAACATCATTGGGGAGCGTACTAAttatatcttcatcattgctcacaATAATGGTATTTTCATCCCTGATCTGCAAAACAGTTAATTGAAAAAACATGTGTTATCGCAATCATGGGAGGGAGCCACAGCAGGACATGGATGTATATATTAATCTTGGTAAACCCTAATCATAAAAGAGAATGCTAATCTTGAACCCTGTACCCCCATTCATGTAGGCCTCCACTGATGGCACATAGTGGTCAGTGGATCAAAGTAAGGACAAAAGGTGATATCTTCTTATAAGCATTCCCCTTGGGTAAGGTTAGTAACTACTACTACTAGGAGTAGTAACCCTAAGCATTTCCCCTTGGACAAGAAGGGTTTCTTCTTATAAAACAATGAAACTAAAGCGAAGGAAGTAAGAACTTACTGTGTTGCACGTTG contains the following coding sequences:
- the LOC124703063 gene encoding putative FBD-associated F-box protein At5g56690, which translates into the protein MESTCNTIRDENTIIVSNDEDIISTLPNDVLLRILECLDMRKAIQTGVLSTRWMHLPHQLSYLQISITHFQGTRSTVDQMMTAYTDAIWRLLSPPTCECSRIIKSLKLSFYLVDPYLSSIAHTVREAVNISVTEYLEFALYGHVQRPSEADLALFRQRFMAFFHACPGAFNLLTKLTLQNLSFKDSDVPNILNTCHKLKYLSLRSCELGQDPVLEIDAPSSELTALQLISFGCAQVELICVPKLAELFYDTWYGENPPVSFGYVPQLVKVCFASPALSWQKPFALSECFSSNRNLSFLHLDFRAQMIWIHPEDPQQLTPLFSKLRVVHLYNIFAECDLNWTMFILEGAPSLEDLCLSRHSCELNKTEKTAEKTNVSWEPPSDNLKRLKLKLLVMIGFEEEEKVMNYIRLVMARAVVLNRIELRDKHPCKGCNAIKTEPPRFPVDEASKHRIREQLIHGSSSSAVIVIG